The Arachis hypogaea cultivar Tifrunner chromosome 16, arahy.Tifrunner.gnm2.J5K5, whole genome shotgun sequence genome contains a region encoding:
- the LOC112759123 gene encoding uncharacterized protein produces the protein MANKYFQCVIEEMDRLWFYQVILFSEPSAKPSPIPKPEKQKSVAITESLSSQSSIFSMSPLPDCGSETSTNESPSPEKQASSESISDDALPGGSTINKNKKERSARVKILANRIRSHSSSPSSQHRYRRFRNHATTSSESNKLEKSMSCKTLRELELDEVKGFMDLGFIFKKETLSPWMMSIVPGLQRLGLLQNQNVEVKRHTQRQLIEEEVENGEKEESDEEEKRVIMRPYLSEAWLIKRPDSPLLSLKIPKACSASNMKKHLRFWARTVASEIHQ, from the exons ATGGCAAATAAGTATTTTCAGTGCGTTATAGAAGAAATGGATCGGCTTTGGTTTTACCAAGTTATTCTCTTTTCAGAACCATCAGCGAAACCATCTCCAATTCCAAAGCCTGAAAAACAAAAATCTGTTGCGATAACGGAATCTCTGTCGTCCCAGTCATCCATATTTTCTATGTCACCATTACCAGACTGTGGCAGTGAAACTTCAACAAATGAATCACCTTCTCCAGAAAAACAGGCCTCGTCAGAGTCAATCTCCGACGACGCTCTGCCG GGTggttcaacaatcaacaaaaacaagaaagaaaggtCGGCAAGAGTGAAGATTTTGGCTAATAGAATTCGTTCACATTCATCATCACCGTCCTCTCAACACCGTTACAGAAGATTCAGAAACCATGCTACTACTTCTAGTGAAAGTAATAAACTTGAGAAATCGATGAGTTGCAAGACATTGAGAGAACTAGAACTGGATGAGGTGAAGGGTTTTATGGATCTTGGGTTCATATTCAAGAAGGAAACTCTAAGCCCATGGATGATGAGCATTGTACCAGGATTGCAAAGACTTGGTTTATTGCAAAATCAGAATGTTGAAGTTAAACGGCACACACAACGGCAACTaatagaagaagaagtagaaaatggagagaaagaagagagtgatgaggAGGAAAAGAGAGTTATCATGAGGCCATATCTATCAGAAGCATGGCTAATAAAGAGACCCGATTCACCGCTACTAAGTCTGAAAATCCCAAAGGCCTGTTCAGCTTCCAACATGAAGAAACACCTTCGGTTTTGGGCAAGGACTGTGGCCTCAGAAATCCACCAATAG